Proteins co-encoded in one Bos taurus isolate L1 Dominette 01449 registration number 42190680 breed Hereford chromosome X, ARS-UCD2.0, whole genome shotgun sequence genomic window:
- the MAGEB1 gene encoding melanoma-associated antigen B1, with translation MPRGQKSKRRAREKRRQARMETKDLGNAQAAATPTPTSGSTPPGSPPAGAGQKPQGAAATSSLVAGASRPRSKARGRRQVKERKNSSQASTSAMIAPLGLLAKKAGMLIHFMLQKFKLKQPIKKIDMLKIVHKAFKAQFPEILKKATDRIELVFGLELKEIKPNGYSYTLVSKERLAKDGVLGSTLEVLKNGLLMPLLGVIFLNGNCASEAEVWDFLNALGIYDGKMHIIFGEPRKFITEELVQEKYLVYRQIPDSDPLSYEFLWGPRAHAETSKMKVLEFVAKINSTVPSAFPFHYEEALREEEERAKAKSASKARGAAKATAHSTVPLSDPSSPQ, from the coding sequence ATGCCTCGGGGGCAGAAGAGCAAGCGCCGTGCACGTGAGAAACGCCGCCAGGCACGCATGGAGACCAAGGATCTCGGGAATGCTCAGGctgctgccacccccacccctacttCTGGGAGTACGCCCCCAGGCTCCCCCCCTGCCGGTGCGGGCCAGAAGCCTCAGGGAGCTGCAGCCACTAGCTCTCTTGTTGCAGGGGCTTCACGCCCAAGATCTAAAGCACGTGGCAGGCGCCAAGTTAAGGAACGTAAAAATTCTTCCCAGGCCTCAACCTCTGCCATGATTGCTCCTCTAGGTCTTCTGGCCAAGAAGGCAGGAATGTTGATTCACTTCATGCTACAGAAGTTTAAGCTGAAACAGCCCATTAAGAAGATAGATATGCTGAAGATTGTCCACAAAGCGTTCAAGGCACAGTTCCCTGAAATCCTCAAGAAAGCCACTGATCGCATAGAGCTGGTGTTTGGCCTTGAATTGAAGGAAATCAAGCCGAATGGTTACTCCTATACCCTTGTCAGCAAGGAGCGCCTCGCCAAAGATGGGGTGCTGGGCAGTACCTTGGAGGTGCTGAAGAATGGGCTTCTGATGCCTCTGCTGGGTGTGATCTTCCTGAATGGCAATTGTGCCTCTGAGGCAGAGGTCTGGGACTTCCTGAATGCTCTGGGCATCTATGATGGAAAGATGCACATAATCTTTGGGGAGCCCAGGAAGTTCATCACTGAAGAGTTGGTGCAGGAGAAGTACCTGGTGTATCGTCAGATTCCTGACAGTGATCCCCTGAGCTATGAGTTCCTGTGGGGCCCAAGAGCCCATGCTGAAACCAGCAAGATGAAGGTGCTGGAGTTTGTGGCCAAGATCAATAGTACCGTCCCCAGTGCTTTCCCGTTCCATTATGAGGAGGCTttgagagaagaggaagagagagccaAAGCCAAATCTGCAAGCAAGGCTCGTGGTGCTGCCAAGGCCACTGCCCACTCCACGGTCCCACTCAGCGATCCATCTAGCCCCCAATGA